The DNA window GCATGGGGTGGTCATGCACGAACTGTCCCAGGGGATCACCCGACACCGTCATGCGCCCCGACATGCCCAGATGTATGAGTAGCGTCTCACCCGTGTCCAGATCCGCAAGGATATATTTGGACCGCCGCCCCAATCGCTGCACCCTCGCGCCGGTCAATCGCTCGGCCATCCGCTCCGGGAAAGGCCAGCGCAGATCCGGGCGGTTGACGTCAGCCCGCTCGATCACCTCGCCCTCCATCGCGGGGGCCAGGCCACGTCGGACGGTCTCGACCTCGGGCAGTTCAGGCATTATGGGACTCCCAATTCCAAAGGGCCGCATTGTGCCCGTGTTCCAACGCCCTATAACAGGGGCGAAATCAGAAAACGGCAAGGCCCATGTCCGAGAACAGTCAAAAGACCACTCACTTTGGTTTCTCCGAAGTTCCCGAAGGTGAAAAGGCCGGGCGCGTCCAGGGCGTGTTCAACTCGGTGGCCAGCAAATATGACATCATGAACGATGTCATGAGCATGGGCATCCACCGGGTGTGGAAAGATGCCATGATGGATTGGCTGGCGCCGCGCCCCGGACAAAAGCTGTTGGATGTTGCGGGCGGCACCGGCGACATCTCGTTCCGGTTTTTGGACCGTGCCGGCCACGGGCACGCCACGGTACTGGACCTGACCGAACCGATGTTGGTCGAGGGTCGCAAACGCGCCGAGGCATCGCATCTGGCCGACAGTCTGGATTGGGTGGTGGGCGACGCCATGTCCCTGCCGTTCGAGGACAACACATTCGACGTCTACACGATCTCGTTCGGCATTCGGAACGTGACCCGCCCGCAAGAGGCGCTGAACGAGGCGTACCGCGTTCTCCGCCCCGGTGGCCGCCTGATGGTGCTGGAGTTCAGCCAGTTGCCCAACGAAGGGCTGCAGAAACTCTATGACCTCTACAGCTTCAACGTCATCCCGCGTATGGGGCAGGCCATCGCCGGGGATTACGACAGCTATCAGTATCTGGTGGAATCGATCCGCAAGTTCCCGGACCAAGAGACATTCCTGAGCATGGTGCGCACAGCGGGCTTCGGCAATGCCAAATACCGCAACCTGTCGATGGGTATTGCGGCGCTGCATTCCGGCTGGAAGCTCTAAGACATGCGTGGACCTCACAACATCATTCGCCTGATCCGTACAGGCGCAACGCTCGAGCGGACGGGCGCCATGAATGTGGTACTCGACGCGTTCGAGGCCCCGCCGCTCTTGCGCTTTGTAGCGCATGCTTTGGGCAAGCCGTTTCAGTGGCTTGGCTACAAGGGCGACCCTGACATGCCCCCGGCGACCCGTGCGCTGACGGCGCTTGGTCCGGCTTACATCAAGTTTGGTCAGGTTCTGTCGACTAGGCCGGATGTGGTCGGCGATGAGTTGGCAGAGCAGCTGCGCGTGTTGCAGGACAAGCTGCCCCCGTTCCCAAGGGACGAGGCGATGGCCGAGGTTGAACGCGAGCTGGGTCAACCCATCCCCGAGATATTCAGCGAATTCAGCGAGCCGATCGCGGCTGCCTCAATCGCACAGGTGCACAAGGCGACGCTGGCGACCACGGGTGACGAGGTTGCGGTCAAAGTTTTGCGTCCGGGGATCGAAAAAGCGTTTCGCAAGGATGTGGATGCCTTCTATCTGGCTGCCCGCATCGTCGATCTGTTCGCCCCCGGCGCGCGCCGTTTGCGCCCGATGGAGGTGATCGAACATTTCGACGGTGTTGTGCGGGGTGAGCTCGACCTGCGGCTGGAAAGCTCGGCCGCGTCCGAGTTTACTGACAACACCAAGGATGATGGCGGGTTCCAACTGCCCCCTGTGCGTTGGTCCCTGTCCTCGCGCCGCGTGATGACGCTGGGGTGGGCCGATGGGGTGCCACTGGGTGACAATGACGCGATTGATGCCGCTGGTCACGACCGCGTTGATCTGGGTGAGCGGGTGCTGCGCCTGTTCTTGATGCACGCGCTGCGCGATGGGTATTTCCACGCCGACATGCATCAGGGCAACCTGAAGGTCGCGCCCAATGGTGACATCATCGCCTATGACTTTGGCATCATGGGCCACATCGACGAATACACCCGCCGGGTCTATGCCGAAATCCTGTTTGGCTTCATCCGCCGCGACTACAAACGCGTCGCCGAGGTTCATTTCGAAGCCGGATATGTTCCCGCCAACCAGGACGTAGATGAATTTGCCCGTGCCCTGCGTGCGGTGGGTGAGCCGATCTTTGGCATGGACGCCACCCAGATCTCGATGGGGCGGTTGTTGAACTACCTGTTCGAGGTGACAGAACGCTTTGGCATGGAAACCCGAACCGAGCTGATCCTGCTGCAACGCACCATGGTGGTGGTCGAAGGCGTGGCTCGGTCGCTGAGCCCCCACATCAACATCTGGGACGTCGCACGGCCCGTGGTCGAAGACTACATTAAACAATCCATCGGCCCCCGAGCCATCGTGTCCGATCTTTCCAAGACGGCTATGGTCTTGGCCCGCTTTGGTCCGCGTTTGCCTGCATTGGTTGAAAAGGCCCTGATCGCGCAATCAGTCGAAGATGAGCCGAAGCCAAGGTCCTTTCAAAGCCGCGTCTGGTTGGTTCTGGGCGGCGCTGTTGTTGGCGGTGTGTTGGTGATTTTGGCGGACGCACTGTTCTGAGCTGAAATCGTGCTAGGGTTCGGGTCATGCCGAAACCGAACCCATATCGCCCTTTTGAGCCAGACCCCGATCAGGTTGCACGACAGCCCGCAATCAGTGGAAACGAGATCAACGGATTGGGCGAGCCTGAGCCGCGTAACCCTGCGATGGTCTATTGGGCACCGGACCCGATGGACATTCCACACGGCCCTCTGCAGTTATATTTTTACACCCAATCGGCCAAGGAACCGGCGTTTGCCGAGCAACGTGCCGAACGGCAGAAAATCCTGGATGCGGTTTTGCCCGACTTGGCACCAGTTGCAGTCTCAAAGCCACCAGCAGAGTGGACAACGGGGCTAGACCAGTTTGTGGCGGATGGTGTCTGCGAGATGACCGGCGTGGCTGAAATGCAGCCCGATTGGGTTTTTGACGGCTATGACATCCCGCAGTCGCGGGTCATCATTCTGGGCGTGCAACACGACTATGGCGAAATTTCCGCAGCACCTGAACCGCGCGCGGGGCTGGAGGTCATGACCCAATACGCCCGCGCGGCTTTGGCGGCCAAGACTGTGGCAGGCTGGATCAGGGAACAGGGGTGGGCGGCTGAAGCCGTTACAGGCCCGATGACCGGGGCCTTGGCGATGATCCCACCTGCATTGGCCTGTGGGTTTGGCGAATTAGGCAAGCATGGCTCGATCATCAATCCGGAACTTGGTGCCTCATTCCGCCTATCTGCGGTTCTGACTGATGCACCGTTTGAGCCGACCCCAGCCCAAGATCATGAAATCGATGCCTTCTGTCAGAGCTGTCGGATTTGCGAGGATGCCTGCCCACCCGAAGCGTTGTCGCCTGACAAGAAAATGGTTCGAGGGACGCGCAAATGGTACGTGGACTTCGACAAATGCCTGCCGTTCTTCAACCAGACCCACGGCTGCGCGATCTGCATCGCGCAATGCCCCTGGTCGCGGCCCGGCGTGGGGTTGAACTTGGCCGTTAAGTTAGCCCGGAAGAAGGAAAGGGCCGCGGCTGAATGACCGCGACCCTAGCCAGAAAAGTTTAATTGAATCAGAGACGTTCCAGAGCGATGGCGATGCCCTGACCGCCACCGATGCACATGGTGACCAGCGCCTTGGAGCCACCTGTGCGCTCCAACTCATAGAGCGCCTTGAGCGTGATGATCGCGCCGGTTGCGCCGACCGGGTGTCCCAGGGCAATCGCGCCGCCGTTGGGGTTCACCTTGGCCGCGTCCAGACCCAGTTCCTTGTTCACCGCCAAGGCCTGCGAGGCGAAGGCCTCGTTGCTTTCGACGACGTCGAAATCATCTGCCGAGAGGCCCGTTTTAGCCATCAGGTTCTGCACTGCCGGAACCGGGCCGATGCCCATCACTTCGGGGCGGACACCGGCGTGGGCGTAGCCCAGAACGCGGGCCTTGGGTTTCAGTCCGGCCTTCTCTGCTGCGTCGGCTGTGGCGAAGACCATCGCCGCTGCACCATCGTTAATTCCGCTTGCATTTCCGGCAGTTACGCGACCGTCCTTCTTGAAGACAGGGCGCAAGCCAGCAAGAGCTTCGGTCGTTGTGGCCTTGGGGTGTTCATCCACCATGAAGTCGACCATGTCGCGTTTGACCTTGACCTGCACAGGTGTGATCTGGCTGTTGAAGTGGCCTGCCTCAATGGCTGCCGCTGCGCGGGTCTGGCTGGTCATTGCGAACTCGTCCATCTGTTCGCGGGTGATCTGGTGTTCGTCCGCGACGTTTTCCGCCGTGACGCCCATGTGGCCGGTGCCGAACGGGCAGTTCAACGCGCCCAGCATCATGTCGAGCGATTTGACGTCGCCCATTTTCGCACCCCAACGGGCCTGTTGCATGATGAAGGGGCTGCGCGACATGCTTTCGGCACCACCTGCCAGGGCGAAGTCGGCATCCCCCAGCATCAGGGATTGCACTGCAGACACAATGGCTTGCGCGCCCGATCCACACAGGCGGTTGACGTTCATCGCGGGCGTGCCATTGGGAATGCCCGCCTGCATGGCGGCCACGCGGCTGAGGTACATGTCGCGGGGTTCGGTGTTGATCACGTGGCCAAAAACCACATGGCCGATCTGCGCGCCCTCAACCCCGGAACGCTCTAGCGCGGCCTCGGTGGCGACGGTGGCCAGGTCGATGGGGGCGGTCGAGGCAAGCGCCCCGCCAAAGGTGCCGATGGCGGTGCGGGCACCGTCCAGAATCACGATGTCGGTCATAATGTCTCCTCTCGATTTGGCGGTATTATGCATGTGCAGCACGGGCCTGTCTGCGGGAACGTGCCGTCATCAAAATGGCGGAAAACCCGTGTGCACACCCCGTGCACAATGCGTGCACTACCCGTGCACCGGTTTTACGCGGCTCTTTGCAGTCCGCACGCGTCCACCAGCCCGGGGTGATCCGGCCCCCATATGCGTTCGATGTCGCGGTTCATATGGGCGCGTTCCAGTCGATCAAGCTCGATCAACGCGGCCTGTACGTTGCCGCGGTGTTGGCGCATGGCCTTGGCCCAGATCCGTTCGGCTGATTTCACCGACCAGCTGAGCATGGCGCGCTGAAGCCAACCGCGCAGCTCGGGCGGGAGACGATCAAAGCGGGTCATCGGGGCGGCCTTGCGGCGCCGGAGGGAGGAGGTGACGTTTCTGCGCATAAGAAGTGTGTAATGTTATTACGTAACGCGTATCTATCGACCGCGGCCAGAGTTGACAAGAGCGGCAAAAGACGGGCAGAGACTCCGTTATGACGGAGAATGCAGACGATATCCTGACACGCTTGCCCGCGCGCCTGAAAGAGGCACGCCGGGCGCAGGGTCTGTCGCTGGAAGCGGTGGCGAATCTGTCGGGCGTTTCCCGCTCGATGGTCAGTCAGATCGAGCGCGGCGAAAGCAGTCCCACGATTGCAACCCTGTGGAACCTGACGCGCGCGTTGCAGGTGGATTTTGCCGGGTTGCTCGAAGATGGCGAGGCCACGGACAAGATCGAGGTTCTGCGCGCGTCAGATGTGCCCAGTATCGACAATATGGGGCAGGGGTGTCGCATTCAGATCCTGTCGCCACCCGAAGAGGCCGGCGGGCACGAGGTGTATGACATTCGGTTCGAAGCGGGGGGCGCGCTGAACAGCCAGCCACACACGCGCGGCGCCAACGAGCAGCTGACGGTGCTGGAGGGGGCGGTGCGGGTCACATCCGGCAGCGCGAGCAACACGCTGAACGCCGGGGACACCGCGCGCTATGCGGCGGATATCGCCCATTCCATCGAAGCTGGGGATCAGCCGGCGCGCGTCTTTCTGATCGTCAAGAACGCTTAGGACCAGGTCCAGCTGTTAAGGTGGTCCCCGCCAAAGAGGAGGGGGTTCTCTTTGACGGGGGAGGCCAGGCTGGGTGTAGCGGCAAAGCCTGGCCATTGGTCAGATCGCCAGAAAACACGGCTTGCTGACCAGTCCATCGGCGCGCCTGCGTGAGCAGGGATACGTATTCAACGTGCTCGACCTACAAACTGGGGGGTGGTCGAAGACGTCAATGCACCGATGAAATTCTGTATGTAAAATTCACTATAAAGGTAGTGCGGATCGCCGATTGGTCGAAACATCCGGTCCTGGATTGTGATCCGCGTGTGTTCAGGGTCCCCAATGTATCATGTTTCCTGGTGCAGTTGGACGTTGAGTCCGGGTCAACGCAACCGGGAAAAGCAACCAGTGGGGTCAAAGGGCAAAAGTGAGCAATTTCACGCCTATGCAATCAGGAGTTGTTGGCGAAATCTGGCCCGTTTCGCATTCTCGGCGATGGCTATGGTTAGATCTTTTTCGCTAACCGGCGTCAATTTGATGGGTTTTTCCACAATAAGTATGCATCATACTGCGGTTGAGAGGAGAGTGACATGTCCGAACCTTTGGGGGAGTTGGAGGATTTACCGCAGGCGTATCGCGATGAGTTGAAGCAGGCGGGGGTGGCGCCGCTCTGGCCGATGATGCGTAATGTGCTGCCGCACGGCGCGCCGCAGCCGGTGACGCAGGCGGGGTATTGGAACTATGACGCGTTGCGGCCCTTGTTGCTGAAAGCCGGAGAACTGACGCCGGTGGAAAAGGCCGAACGCCGGGTGCTGGTGCTGTCTGATCCGGGGCGTGGGACGGGCGCGATGCAGGCGACGGCGTCGATCTATTTGGGGATGCAATTGTTGCTGCCGGGCGAAAGCGCGCCCGCGCATCGGCACACGCCCTCGGCCGTGCGGATCATTGTTGAGGGGACGGGCGGCTATTCGGTGGTCGACAGCGAGCGCCTGCCGATGGAAGAAGGCGATCTGGTTCTGACGCCCTCGGGCGAGTGGCACGATCACGGACACGATGGAAATGAGCCGGTGGTGTGGCTGGATGCCCTGGACCTGCCGGTGTTTGTGCAGCTTGAAGGGTCCTATGCGGTTGAGGGCGACTTGCAGCCCCAACGCAACAGGCCGGACGCCAGCGAGGTCGAGTACAAGGCGGCGGGTCTTGCCCCTACCCGGAGGCCAGGTCACCGCGCCCGCCGCTTTCCGATGTTGCGCTACCCCTGGACCGGGACCGAGGCGGCGTTGCGCCAGATGTCGGCCTATGGTGGGGATGAGATTGCGGAGCTGGACTATGTCAACCCCGAGACAGGAGAGGACATTCTGCCGACGTTGGGGTTCACGGCGATGATGTTTGGTGCGGGGCAGTCGCAGAAGCCGCCCTTGCGGTCCTCATCCTGTGCGTTCCATGTGATCAAGGGGCATGGCCGGACCGAGGTTGACGGGCAAGTGATCGACTGGGGGCCAAAGGACACGTTCACGGCGCCGGTCTTTGCCGCTATCTCTCATCAGGCGGAGAGCGAGGCCTTTGTGATCCGCATTCATGACCGTCCGCTACAGGACAAGCTTGGCTACTATGAGGAGCGCGCGCGATGAGCGACAGCCTGTTTTCCCTGCCCCAGACCCCCGGCATTCCAGTGAATGGCGAAAGTGCCACCTATCCAATCGGGCGGATCTTCTGCGTTGGTCGGAATTACGCTGCCCATGCAGCCGAGATGGGGAACGAGGTGGACCGCGAGGCGCCGTTTTATTTCACCAAATCCGCGCCGAATGCGATTTTGTCGGGCGCGACGGTGCCGTACCCTCCGGGCACCGAAAACTTTCATTACGAGATGGAATTGGCCTTTGCGATCGGCAAGCCGGTGTTTCGCGCCGATAGCGGGCAGGCGTGGGATGCCGTGTACGCCTATGGCTGTGCCTTGGACATGACGCGGCGGGATCTGCAGATCCGTGAGCGGAACAAACAGCGTCCCTGGGATCTGGGCAAGGATGTTGAAAACGCTGCCGTGTTTGCTCCGCTGACGAAGGTGGACGGGTGGTCTCCGGATGACGCCAAGCGCATCCATCTGTCGGTGAATGGTGAGGTCAAGCAGGACGCCACCCTGGAAGAGCTGATCTGGAAGATCGACGAGATCATCTGCCATCTGTCGGGGTTCTATCATCTGCGGCCGGGTGATCTGATCATGACCGGGACGCCTGCAGGTGTTGGGCCGGTTGTGGCGGGTGATGTGATCGAGGGCGGTATTGACGGGCTGGATCCGATTGCCCTGAAGTTGAGCGAGGCGGAGTAGGCCATGAGCCAAGACCGCATCCTGATCGCTGGCGGGGGGATTGGCGGTCTTGCTGTAGCGCTGGGCCTGGCGCAGCGTGGTCGGCGGGTTCTGGTTCTGGAGAAAGCCGCGCGGTTTGGAGAGATCGGGGCCGGAATTCAGCTGGGCCCCAATGCGTTTCATGCTTTTGACTATCTGGGTGTGGGTGACGCCGCACGGGCGATGGCAGTTTACATCGACAATCTGCGTTTGATGGATGCCCTGAGCGGGGAAGAGATCACGCGCATCCCGCTGGGCGATGAATTTCGCGCGCACATGGGCAACCCATATGCCGTTGTGCATCGGGGCGAAATGCACGGGGTTTTTCTGAGCGCCTGTGAGGCGAATCCGCTGATCGAATTGCGAACCGAAGCGGCGGTTCAGAGCTATGAACAGGAAGACGGCAGTGTTCATGCGGTGCTCGGCGACGGTACGCGCGTTGACGGCGCAGTGCTGATCGGGGCGGATGGGCTGTGGTCAAAAGTCCGCAAGCAGATGCTGGACGATGGGCCACCTCGGGTGTCGGGGCATACCACCTATCGTTCAGTCATTCCGGTGGAGCAGATGCCCGAGGCGCTGCGCTGGAATGCGGCGACGTTGTGGGCCGGGCCCAAGTGCCATGTGGTGCATTATCCGCTGTCGGGCGGGCAAAATTTCAACCTCGTGGTGACCTATCACAACCACGCGCCCGAGCCAGTGGCAGGCAAGCCCGTTCCGGTCGAAGAGGTGCGGCGCGGGTTCGAGCATGTGCATCCCTTGGCGCAACAGGTGATCGAACAGGGGCAGGATTGGAAACTGTGGGTTTTGTGTGACCGCGATCCGGTGATGAATTGGGTCGAGGGGCGCGTGGCATTGCTGGGCGATGCGGCCCATCCGATGCTGCAATATTTTGCCCAAGGCGCCTGTATGGCGATGGAAGATGCGGTTTGCTTGTCGGACATGGTGGCCAGCCATGATGATCTGGAACAGGCTTTGTGCGCCTATCAGCAGAAACGGCGCTTGCGTACTGCGCGCGTTCAGTTGCAGTCTCGAGAGATCGGAGAGCACATTTATCATCCCGCGGGGGCTCATGCGGAATTGAGAAACGCCATCATGCGGGCAAAGACGCCGCAAGATTGGTACGCGGAGATCGAATGGCTCTATGGCGGCACCGGGTTGGAGAGCGCGGCGTCGTGACCAAAGACTGTAGCAATATATTGCATTGATGATCCAGATTTGCATTATATTGCTCCAAAGAGGGATCAAAGGGAGGAAAACATGACTTATCGCAGAACCCTGATGGGTTTGATCGGCGGCGCGGCGGTGGCGGCCATGGCCACCGGATTCGGCGCAACTTCGGCGTTGGCACAAGAGGTTACGCTGAAACTGCACCAGTTCCTGCCAGCACAGGCCAACGTGCCAAAGCTGGTGCTGGACGTCTGGGCCGACAATGTCGAAAAGGATTCGGGTGGCCGGATCAAGGTCGAGCGTTATCCGTCGATGCAGCTGGGTGGCAAGCCGCCAGAGCTGATGGACCAGGCAATCGACGGTGTCGCCGACATCATTTGGACCGTTGTGGGGTACACTCCGGGCCGCTTCCCATCGACCGAAGTGTTCGAGCTGCCGTTCATGATGACCGATGCACGCGCGATGAGCCGGGCGTATTGGGAAATGTTCGAAAAGCACATGAAGGACACTGAGTTCAAGGATGTGCATATTCTGGGCACCTGGGTGCATGGTCCGGGCCTGATCCATACGGCTGATCCGGTGGAATCGCCTGACGATCTGCAAGGCATGAAGATCCGCGGCGGTTCGCGCTCGGTCAATTCGCTGCTGACCAAGCTGGGCGCGACCCCGGTTGGTATGCCGGTGCCTGCGGTACCCGAGGGGCTGAGCAAAGGTGTGATCGACGGAACAACCATTCCGTGGGAAGTGACTGCTGCGCTGAAGGTTCCGGAGCTGGTGGAAAACCACACCGAGTTCACTGGCAAGGCGCTGTATACGCTGACCTTCGTTTTGGCGATGAACAAGCCCAAGTATGAGAGCCTGCCTGATGACCTGAAGAAGGTGATCGACGATAACTCGGGCCTTGAGTTTTCGGTCTTTGCGGGTGGGACCATGGCGGATGCTGATGGTCCGTCGCGTGTGATCGCCGAGGATCTGGGCAACAACATCATCACGCTGGATGCCGACCAGACCGCCGAATGGCAGGCGCTGGCCATGCCGATCTATGACGAATGGATCGCGGACATGGAAAGCAAGGGCAAGGACGGCAAGGCGCTGATCGAAGAAGCGCAGATGCTGATCGAAAAGTACTCGCAGTAAGTACATCTGACCGTGGCGGTGCTGCCGCCACGGTCGCCATTTCAAGAAAGACGAACGACCGATGCACAAGCTGATGATGGGATTGGCCCGCACGCTGGCCATTGTCGGCGGGATTGTCCTGAGCGCGCTGATCCTGTTGACCTGTGCTTCTATCCTGGGCCGTTTGCTGAACGGCTTTTTCCACGGCGATTTCATGCAGGGACTGGCGCCCGGCTTTGCCGATTGGGCGATTGCGATTGGCATCGGCCCGGTGAACGGCGATTTCGAACTGGTCGAGGCAGGCGTTGCCTTTGCTATCTTCTGTTTTATGCCGCTGTGTCAGATCACGGCGGGCCATGCCTCGGTCGATATTCTGGCGAACAATTTTTCCAAGGCGGTGAACCGGTTCCTGCGGATGGTGATCGAGGTCGCCTTTGCGGGCGTGCTGGTGTTGATTGCGTGGAAGCTGGGCGATGGGATGCTGAGCAAGCGGCAATACGGCGAGACGACGTTCCTGCTGCAATTCCCGATCTGGTGGGCCTATGGCCTGAGCTTTGTGGCGTCGCTGGCGGCAGCGGTTGTTGGTATCTACATGGCGGGTGTTCGGATCTATGAATTCCTGACGGGTCGCATCGTGATCCACGATGGGATGGAGGCAAGCCATTGAGTTCGCTTGAGATTGGGATTGCATCCTTTCCTGCCCTGATGGTGCTGATTTTCCTGCGGGTGCCAATTGGGTTGGCGATGTTTCTGGTCGGGTTGGTGGGCCTGATCTGGGTCACCGACGGCACGCAGGTGGCGTTTGCGCGCCTGAAGAACGAGACCTACACGACCTTTTCCAGCTATTCGCTGACCATCGTGCCGATGTTCCTGCTGATGGGGCATTTCGCGACCCTGGGCGGCATGTCGAATGCGCTGTTCAAGGCCGCCGAGGGCTGGCTGGGTCACCGCAAGGGCGGTGTTGCGATGGCGTCTATCGGGGCCTGTGCAGGGTTCGGCGCGATTTGTGGCTCATCATTGGCGACGGCGGCAACGATGGGGCGCGTGGCCCTGCCCGAGCTGAAGCAATATGGCTATGCCGGTGGGTTCTCGACCGCGACCCTGGCGGCGGGGGGCACGCTTGGTATCCTGATCCCGCCATCGGTTGTTTTGGTGATCTATGCGATCCTGACCGAGCAGAACATTGCCAAACTGTTTCTTGCGGCATTCATCCCCGGCATCATGGCGGCGTTGGGTTATGTCATCGCGATCTCTGTCTATGTGCGGCTTTATCCCGAAAGTGCCGGCACCCGGCCTGCGGTGCCCTACTCCGAGCGGTTTGCGGCCCTTGTTCAAGTCTGGCCCGTGCTGCTGGTCTTTGGCCTTGTGGTGGGCGGTATCTATCTGGGGTGGTTCACCCCAACCGAGGGCGCGGCTGTGGGTGCGTTTGGCACGGCTGTGATTGCGTTCTTCAATGGTGGACTGACGCGCAGTTCGCTGGTCGAGAGTTTCACCGTCACCGCGCGCTCGACCGCGATGATCTTTTTCATCGTGCTGGGGGCCGGGTTCTACAATGGCTTTTTGGCGCTGACTCAGGTGCCACAAGAGCTGTCGAATTATGTGGTCAGCCAGGGCTTCAGCCCGTGGATGGTTCTGGCACTGATCCTGTGTTTCTATCTGGTCTTTGGCTGTCTGATGGACAGCCTTTCGATGATCCTGCTGACCATCCCGATCTTTTTCCCGGTGATCTCGGCGATGGACTTCGATCTGGTCAATCTCGCCGCTTTGCAGGCCGATGCCGCGCGCGAGGTGCTGGCGGCAGGTGTGCCCGAGGGGATGGGCGCGGAAACGCTCGCCTCGATCAAAGACGCGATTGCCAACGGCACCGAGCTGACCCGCGCCGAGATGAAGGAGCTGGGCATTCGGGTGACCAAGGGCATGGCCAACCGGATGGAGGCCGAGCATGTGGCGATCTGGTTCGGCATTCTGGTGCTGATTGTCGTCGAGGTCGGGTTGATCACGCCGCCGGTGGGGATGAACCTGTTCATCATCAACGCGATGGATCGCAAGACACCGATGGTCGAGACTTATAAGGCGGTGATGTTCTTTGTCGGCTCAGACATTATCCGGGTAATCATTCTGGTCGCGTTCCCGTCGATCACCCTGTTCTTGCTGGCGCTATGAGGCGCCGCCTTGGTTCGCAAGACAAGGTCAGTTGAAGGTCACGTGAACTGAGGGGTTGCCCGGCAATCCGTC is part of the Falsiruegeria litorea R37 genome and encodes:
- the ubiE gene encoding bifunctional demethylmenaquinone methyltransferase/2-methoxy-6-polyprenyl-1,4-benzoquinol methylase UbiE, whose protein sequence is MSENSQKTTHFGFSEVPEGEKAGRVQGVFNSVASKYDIMNDVMSMGIHRVWKDAMMDWLAPRPGQKLLDVAGGTGDISFRFLDRAGHGHATVLDLTEPMLVEGRKRAEASHLADSLDWVVGDAMSLPFEDNTFDVYTISFGIRNVTRPQEALNEAYRVLRPGGRLMVLEFSQLPNEGLQKLYDLYSFNVIPRMGQAIAGDYDSYQYLVESIRKFPDQETFLSMVRTAGFGNAKYRNLSMGIAALHSGWKL
- the ubiB gene encoding 2-polyprenylphenol 6-hydroxylase, whose product is MRGPHNIIRLIRTGATLERTGAMNVVLDAFEAPPLLRFVAHALGKPFQWLGYKGDPDMPPATRALTALGPAYIKFGQVLSTRPDVVGDELAEQLRVLQDKLPPFPRDEAMAEVERELGQPIPEIFSEFSEPIAAASIAQVHKATLATTGDEVAVKVLRPGIEKAFRKDVDAFYLAARIVDLFAPGARRLRPMEVIEHFDGVVRGELDLRLESSAASEFTDNTKDDGGFQLPPVRWSLSSRRVMTLGWADGVPLGDNDAIDAAGHDRVDLGERVLRLFLMHALRDGYFHADMHQGNLKVAPNGDIIAYDFGIMGHIDEYTRRVYAEILFGFIRRDYKRVAEVHFEAGYVPANQDVDEFARALRAVGEPIFGMDATQISMGRLLNYLFEVTERFGMETRTELILLQRTMVVVEGVARSLSPHINIWDVARPVVEDYIKQSIGPRAIVSDLSKTAMVLARFGPRLPALVEKALIAQSVEDEPKPRSFQSRVWLVLGGAVVGGVLVILADALF
- a CDS encoding 4Fe-4S dicluster domain-containing protein; its protein translation is MPKPNPYRPFEPDPDQVARQPAISGNEINGLGEPEPRNPAMVYWAPDPMDIPHGPLQLYFYTQSAKEPAFAEQRAERQKILDAVLPDLAPVAVSKPPAEWTTGLDQFVADGVCEMTGVAEMQPDWVFDGYDIPQSRVIILGVQHDYGEISAAPEPRAGLEVMTQYARAALAAKTVAGWIREQGWAAEAVTGPMTGALAMIPPALACGFGELGKHGSIINPELGASFRLSAVLTDAPFEPTPAQDHEIDAFCQSCRICEDACPPEALSPDKKMVRGTRKWYVDFDKCLPFFNQTHGCAICIAQCPWSRPGVGLNLAVKLARKKERAAAE
- a CDS encoding acetyl-CoA C-acyltransferase family protein, translating into MTDIVILDGARTAIGTFGGALASTAPIDLATVATEAALERSGVEGAQIGHVVFGHVINTEPRDMYLSRVAAMQAGIPNGTPAMNVNRLCGSGAQAIVSAVQSLMLGDADFALAGGAESMSRSPFIMQQARWGAKMGDVKSLDMMLGALNCPFGTGHMGVTAENVADEHQITREQMDEFAMTSQTRAAAAIEAGHFNSQITPVQVKVKRDMVDFMVDEHPKATTTEALAGLRPVFKKDGRVTAGNASGINDGAAAMVFATADAAEKAGLKPKARVLGYAHAGVRPEVMGIGPVPAVQNLMAKTGLSADDFDVVESNEAFASQALAVNKELGLDAAKVNPNGGAIALGHPVGATGAIITLKALYELERTGGSKALVTMCIGGGQGIAIALERL
- a CDS encoding DUF6525 family protein; this translates as MRRNVTSSLRRRKAAPMTRFDRLPPELRGWLQRAMLSWSVKSAERIWAKAMRQHRGNVQAALIELDRLERAHMNRDIERIWGPDHPGLVDACGLQRAA
- a CDS encoding helix-turn-helix domain-containing protein gives rise to the protein MTENADDILTRLPARLKEARRAQGLSLEAVANLSGVSRSMVSQIERGESSPTIATLWNLTRALQVDFAGLLEDGEATDKIEVLRASDVPSIDNMGQGCRIQILSPPEEAGGHEVYDIRFEAGGALNSQPHTRGANEQLTVLEGAVRVTSGSASNTLNAGDTARYAADIAHSIEAGDQPARVFLIVKNA
- a CDS encoding cupin domain-containing protein, with product MSEPLGELEDLPQAYRDELKQAGVAPLWPMMRNVLPHGAPQPVTQAGYWNYDALRPLLLKAGELTPVEKAERRVLVLSDPGRGTGAMQATASIYLGMQLLLPGESAPAHRHTPSAVRIIVEGTGGYSVVDSERLPMEEGDLVLTPSGEWHDHGHDGNEPVVWLDALDLPVFVQLEGSYAVEGDLQPQRNRPDASEVEYKAAGLAPTRRPGHRARRFPMLRYPWTGTEAALRQMSAYGGDEIAELDYVNPETGEDILPTLGFTAMMFGAGQSQKPPLRSSSCAFHVIKGHGRTEVDGQVIDWGPKDTFTAPVFAAISHQAESEAFVIRIHDRPLQDKLGYYEERAR
- a CDS encoding fumarylacetoacetate hydrolase family protein, with the protein product MSDSLFSLPQTPGIPVNGESATYPIGRIFCVGRNYAAHAAEMGNEVDREAPFYFTKSAPNAILSGATVPYPPGTENFHYEMELAFAIGKPVFRADSGQAWDAVYAYGCALDMTRRDLQIRERNKQRPWDLGKDVENAAVFAPLTKVDGWSPDDAKRIHLSVNGEVKQDATLEELIWKIDEIICHLSGFYHLRPGDLIMTGTPAGVGPVVAGDVIEGGIDGLDPIALKLSEAE